The proteins below come from a single Chryseobacterium sp. MA9 genomic window:
- a CDS encoding GDSL-type esterase/lipase family protein, translating to MKKIIYGLFFGDSITYGEYDGVFGGWVDILKRYALQQFHEGNGDELILFNLGIGGETTEGLLKRIPHELNARNSADGNIVFLSYGANDLAIKEGVQIVDPEKFKNNMSTAIAHAKEFSNEIYLVSILPFSQKIDGVVVSSGKLRTNREVVVYNQILKDLASEHSLGYIDFYAAFLEDKEILLSADGVHPNEKGYGMMAEVAIPIIEKYL from the coding sequence ATGAAGAAAATTATTTATGGGCTGTTCTTTGGTGACAGCATTACTTACGGAGAATATGACGGTGTTTTTGGAGGTTGGGTAGATATTTTGAAAAGGTATGCCCTGCAGCAATTTCACGAAGGAAATGGGGATGAACTGATCTTATTCAATTTAGGAATCGGAGGAGAAACTACAGAAGGATTACTGAAAAGAATTCCCCACGAACTCAACGCAAGAAATTCTGCTGATGGAAACATCGTTTTTTTAAGCTATGGAGCCAATGATCTTGCCATAAAAGAAGGAGTACAGATCGTAGATCCTGAAAAATTTAAAAACAACATGAGTACTGCCATTGCGCATGCCAAAGAATTTTCCAACGAAATTTATCTTGTGAGTATTCTTCCTTTCTCTCAAAAAATAGATGGAGTAGTGGTGAGCTCAGGGAAGTTAAGAACAAATAGGGAAGTTGTTGTCTATAACCAGATCCTTAAAGACCTTGCTTCAGAACACTCATTGGGATATATAGATTTTTATGCTGCATTTTTAGAAGATAAAGAGATTCTATTGTCTGCAGACGGAGTGCATCCCAACGAAAAAGGATACGGAATGATGGCTGAGGTAGCTATACCAATTATTGAAAAATATTTATAA
- a CDS encoding ribonuclease inhibitor, translated as MLNTSNNNTRKMIVIHGGHFSSLAGFYEEASSVLMKDADWKVGTLDGLDDILYGGFGVFENKEEIEIIWKESQKSKDDLGFTATHEFYENKIRQGKPFNIELIQQKLNELTEGKGQTLFDILVEIIQSHTNIMLRLE; from the coding sequence GTGTTGAATACTTCAAATAATAATACAAGAAAAATGATCGTCATCCATGGCGGTCATTTTTCATCTTTAGCAGGTTTCTACGAAGAAGCTTCCAGCGTTCTGATGAAAGATGCAGACTGGAAAGTAGGAACTTTGGACGGCCTTGATGATATTCTCTATGGAGGCTTCGGAGTATTTGAAAATAAAGAAGAAATTGAAATCATCTGGAAAGAATCACAGAAATCAAAAGACGACTTAGGTTTTACTGCTACCCACGAATTTTATGAAAACAAAATCAGACAGGGAAAACCTTTCAACATAGAATTAATCCAGCAAAAATTAAATGAATTAACAGAAGGAAAAGGACAGACTCTTTTTGATATTCTTGTGGAAATTATACAATCACATACCAATATTATGCTGAGGTTGGAATGA
- a CDS encoding phosphoribosylformylglycinamidine synthase, which produces MSNNKRIFVEKRGIFDVESPKIFDEVKAVVPAVQSVKVYNVYDIFNLNDGEFEKVVNNTFVDPVTDILHTENPAKAIHFGMEFLPGQYDQRADSAQQCIALLTENEKSKVRSGKLIEFEGVSEADLVKIKDLLINKVESQEKDLSILDIPADETPSKVIIHENFINFNDAELESFYNNHGFALGLDDLKFIQEYFKTEERNPTETELKVLDTYWSDHCRHTTFETELSDIQFEGQFKHTLETIFNDYIEKRKFLGRELKPISLMDLATVCGKYFHKTGNLDNLVISDEINACTIQIEAEYDGKKEPWYLLFKNETHNHPTEIEPFGGASTCLGGAIRDPLSGRSFVFQAMRLTGAADVLESVDKTLPGKLPQKTITKQAANGYSSYGNQIGLATTMVSEIYDEGYKAKRMEVGFVTGAVPVDWVRREKPENGDSIIILGGATGRDGVGGASGSSKEQDETSIHTMSSEVQKGNAVEERKIQRLFRNPEVTKLIKKSNDFGAGGVSVAIGEIADSLEVNLDVLPLKYEGLNGTELAISESQERMAVVVDPQDKEKFIRFCEAENIVAVEVAKVTDSGRMQMFWKGDKIVDLSRAFLDTNGCSKSQEVKITHLEEVKEETKAFTAENFLNILKDKNVASQKGLLEMFDSSIGATTVAMPLGGKYQQTLMEGSVQTLPILGAKDIKTVSLASWGFDAEISKQNSLLGSSYAVVESVAKIVAMGGDYKNIRLSFQEYFEKLGQNPEKWGKPLASLLGAYDAQINLGLAAIGGKDSMSGTYQDLNVPPTLISFACANGDKENIISPELKNAGNKLYFFNHIAQESGLPNYDALKEVFEFIFENIKAGKIVSVKTVKEGGLAVALAKMSFGNRLGAEINADENVLLAKNIGSLIIEAKEELSSAALQLIGEVKDSGVVKINGLESNIVDLVSANTNTFENLFPTVEKEKITVEIDEKSNSIHPRNIIIKKHGIAQPKVFAPVFPGTNCEYDTLNAFQKEGAVVSSLPLININHQLLDESIDAWVEEIRTSQILAFSGGFSAGDEPDGSAKFIVNVLKNEKMKNAVHELLDRDGMIIGICNGFQALVKSGLLPYGRIKDLDENSPTLAHNAIRRHISQMVTVKVVNDESPWLKGMKGQTFTIPISHGEGRFMASEEEIKKLYENGQIATQYIDLDGNIAHGMPFNPNNSLFGIEGVTSPCGKIYGRMGHPERFAEGLMKNIPTANYHNIFKNGVEYFK; this is translated from the coding sequence ATGTCTAATAACAAAAGAATTTTCGTAGAAAAAAGAGGAATTTTCGATGTTGAAAGTCCAAAAATTTTTGATGAAGTAAAAGCGGTTGTTCCGGCGGTTCAAAGCGTGAAAGTATACAATGTGTATGATATTTTCAATCTGAATGACGGAGAATTTGAAAAAGTGGTGAACAACACTTTCGTAGACCCTGTTACTGATATTTTGCACACAGAAAACCCAGCAAAGGCTATTCATTTCGGAATGGAATTTTTGCCTGGCCAGTATGATCAGAGAGCAGATTCTGCACAGCAGTGTATCGCATTGCTTACAGAAAATGAAAAATCAAAAGTAAGAAGTGGAAAACTGATCGAATTTGAAGGAGTTTCAGAAGCAGATTTGGTTAAAATCAAAGATCTTCTGATCAACAAAGTGGAATCTCAGGAAAAAGATTTGTCAATTTTGGACATTCCTGCTGATGAAACACCATCAAAAGTAATCATTCACGAAAATTTCATCAATTTCAATGATGCAGAACTTGAAAGCTTCTATAACAATCATGGTTTTGCATTAGGATTGGACGACCTGAAATTCATTCAGGAATACTTCAAAACTGAAGAAAGAAACCCTACGGAAACAGAATTAAAAGTATTAGACACGTATTGGAGTGACCATTGTCGTCATACGACTTTCGAAACAGAATTGTCAGACATTCAGTTTGAGGGTCAGTTCAAACATACTTTGGAGACTATCTTCAATGATTATATCGAAAAAAGAAAATTCTTAGGCCGTGAGCTGAAGCCAATTTCCTTAATGGACCTGGCAACAGTATGTGGTAAATATTTCCATAAAACAGGAAACCTGGATAACCTTGTAATCTCAGACGAGATCAATGCATGTACCATCCAGATTGAAGCAGAATACGATGGTAAAAAAGAACCTTGGTATTTATTATTCAAAAATGAAACGCACAATCACCCAACAGAAATTGAACCTTTCGGAGGTGCTTCTACTTGTTTGGGAGGTGCTATCAGAGATCCATTATCCGGAAGATCTTTCGTTTTCCAGGCAATGAGATTAACGGGTGCCGCAGACGTTTTAGAATCTGTTGACAAAACATTACCAGGGAAATTACCTCAGAAAACCATTACAAAACAGGCTGCTAACGGATATTCATCTTACGGTAATCAGATCGGTCTTGCGACTACAATGGTTTCTGAGATCTACGACGAAGGATACAAAGCCAAAAGAATGGAAGTAGGTTTCGTTACCGGAGCTGTTCCTGTAGACTGGGTAAGACGTGAAAAACCTGAAAATGGTGATTCAATCATTATTTTAGGAGGTGCAACAGGCCGTGACGGAGTAGGAGGAGCAAGCGGAAGTTCAAAAGAACAGGACGAGACTTCTATCCACACGATGAGTTCAGAAGTTCAGAAAGGGAATGCCGTAGAAGAGCGTAAAATTCAGAGATTATTCAGAAATCCTGAAGTAACGAAGCTGATCAAAAAATCAAACGACTTCGGAGCAGGAGGAGTTTCTGTGGCAATTGGTGAAATTGCAGACTCTTTAGAAGTAAATCTTGATGTATTACCATTAAAATACGAAGGATTAAACGGAACCGAACTGGCTATTTCTGAATCTCAGGAAAGAATGGCAGTAGTAGTAGATCCTCAGGATAAAGAAAAATTCATCAGATTCTGTGAAGCTGAAAACATTGTTGCTGTAGAAGTAGCAAAAGTAACAGATTCCGGAAGAATGCAGATGTTCTGGAAAGGAGACAAGATTGTAGACCTTTCAAGAGCTTTCTTAGATACCAACGGATGTTCAAAATCTCAGGAAGTGAAAATTACTCACCTTGAAGAAGTAAAAGAAGAAACTAAAGCTTTCACAGCAGAAAACTTCCTGAACATCTTAAAAGACAAAAACGTAGCTTCTCAAAAAGGATTGCTTGAAATGTTCGACTCTTCAATTGGAGCAACTACAGTAGCAATGCCTTTAGGAGGAAAGTACCAGCAAACCCTGATGGAAGGAAGTGTACAGACACTACCGATTTTAGGGGCAAAAGATATTAAAACCGTTTCTTTAGCAAGCTGGGGATTCGATGCTGAAATCTCAAAACAAAACTCACTGTTAGGATCATCTTACGCCGTAGTAGAAAGTGTGGCGAAGATTGTAGCGATGGGAGGAGATTATAAAAATATCAGACTAAGCTTCCAGGAATACTTCGAAAAACTAGGACAGAATCCAGAAAAATGGGGTAAACCTTTAGCTTCACTTCTAGGAGCTTATGATGCTCAGATCAATTTAGGTCTTGCAGCTATTGGAGGGAAAGATTCAATGAGTGGAACTTACCAGGATCTGAACGTACCACCAACCTTGATTTCTTTTGCATGTGCCAACGGAGACAAAGAAAACATCATCTCTCCAGAATTGAAAAACGCAGGAAACAAACTGTATTTCTTTAATCATATCGCTCAGGAAAGCGGACTTCCGAATTATGATGCTTTAAAAGAAGTTTTTGAATTCATTTTCGAAAACATCAAAGCAGGAAAAATTGTTTCTGTGAAAACTGTAAAAGAAGGAGGTCTTGCAGTAGCTTTAGCAAAAATGAGTTTCGGAAACAGATTAGGCGCTGAAATCAATGCTGATGAAAACGTTTTATTAGCGAAAAATATCGGTAGCTTAATTATTGAAGCAAAAGAGGAATTAAGCTCGGCTGCTCTTCAGCTTATCGGAGAAGTGAAAGATTCAGGTGTTGTAAAAATCAACGGTCTTGAATCTAATATCGTAGACCTTGTATCGGCTAATACAAATACATTTGAGAACCTTTTCCCAACTGTAGAAAAAGAAAAGATTACGGTTGAAATTGATGAAAAATCAAACTCAATCCATCCAAGAAATATCATCATTAAAAAACACGGAATTGCACAGCCTAAAGTTTTCGCTCCGGTATTCCCGGGAACTAACTGTGAGTATGACACGCTGAACGCATTCCAGAAAGAAGGAGCTGTAGTAAGCAGTTTACCTTTGATCAATATCAATCACCAGTTACTGGATGAAAGCATTGATGCATGGGTAGAAGAGATCAGAACATCTCAGATTCTGGCATTCTCAGGAGGTTTCTCCGCAGGTGATGAGCCGGATGGTTCTGCAAAATTCATCGTTAACGTTTTGAAAAACGAGAAAATGAAAAATGCAGTTCATGAATTGTTAGACAGAGACGGGATGATCATCGGGATCTGTAACGGGTTCCAAGCTCTTGTGAAATCTGGGTTGCTGCCTTACGGAAGAATCAAAGATCTGGATGAAAACTCTCCAACGCTAGCTCACAACGCCATCAGAAGACACATCTCTCAGATGGTGACGGTAAAAGTAGTGAATGACGAAAGCCCTTGGTTAAAAGGAATGAAAGGTCAGACCTTCACTATTCCAATTTCTCACGGAGAAGGACGTTTCATGGCTTCAGAAGAAGAAATCAAAAAGCTGTATGAAAACGGGCAGATTGCAACTCAATACATTGATCTTGATGGAAACATTGCTCACGGAATGCCATTCAACCCAAATAACTCATTATTCGGAATCGAAGGAGTTACCAGTCCATGTGGAAAGATCTACGGAAGAATGGGACATCCGGAACGATTTGCTGAAGGTCTCATGAAAAATATACCAACCGCGAATTATCACAACATATTCAAAAACGGTGTTGAATACTTCAAATAA
- a CDS encoding WG repeat-containing protein: MKKLLLAIILTPIISFSQGKKDLYYFKSKDSLVGVKDKAGRIIVPAQFKVFSYLKDGDPVEGETILFDGDKEGEKPEKNAWGNVYDRNGTFLYKPFLYDNGPDYFSEGLRRLVKNGKVGFADRNGKIVIEAEHDFASPFNYGYAAFCDGCDWEKTNDEHRSIVGGKWGVMNIKGQTVQSLANPTTQDVEIDGKYYPNPFQYNEKEKNILQFFEKHEKKLSALYYVNFYNKLSENEKNLFFEIVERPKENFPYYQVNTYNYRKKDLDMLYRFKFLVSEDGKMFYGIEDFNEKKIPFENWLKTEIKNAEDFQKEHKDNPNKFINK, from the coding sequence ATGAAAAAACTACTACTAGCCATTATATTAACACCAATCATTTCCTTTTCTCAGGGGAAAAAGGATTTATATTATTTTAAATCCAAAGATTCTCTGGTTGGAGTAAAAGATAAAGCAGGGAGAATAATCGTTCCTGCACAATTCAAAGTCTTTTCATACCTTAAAGATGGAGATCCCGTAGAAGGAGAAACAATTCTTTTTGATGGAGATAAAGAAGGCGAAAAACCGGAAAAAAATGCTTGGGGAAATGTATATGACAGAAATGGTACATTCCTTTACAAACCTTTCCTTTATGATAATGGACCGGATTATTTCTCTGAGGGACTAAGAAGACTGGTTAAAAATGGTAAAGTAGGATTTGCAGACCGTAACGGTAAGATTGTTATTGAAGCTGAGCATGATTTTGCATCACCATTTAATTACGGTTATGCAGCATTTTGTGACGGCTGCGATTGGGAGAAAACAAATGACGAACACAGATCCATTGTAGGAGGTAAATGGGGGGTGATGAATATCAAAGGACAAACCGTTCAGTCACTTGCAAATCCAACAACTCAGGATGTTGAAATAGACGGGAAATATTATCCGAATCCATTTCAATACAATGAAAAAGAGAAGAATATCCTTCAGTTTTTTGAAAAGCATGAGAAAAAGCTTTCAGCTCTTTATTATGTAAACTTTTACAATAAACTGTCTGAAAATGAAAAGAATTTGTTTTTTGAAATTGTAGAAAGACCAAAAGAGAACTTCCCGTATTATCAGGTAAATACCTATAATTACAGAAAGAAGGACCTGGATATGCTCTACCGTTTCAAGTTTCTGGTTTCAGAAGATGGAAAAATGTTTTATGGGATAGAGGATTTTAATGAAAAGAAGATTCCTTTTGAAAACTGGTTGAAAACAGAAATAAAAAACGCAGAAGATTTTCAGAAAGAGCATAAGGACAATCCGAATAAATTTATCAACAAATAA
- the purB gene encoding adenylosuccinate lyase translates to MNSYKNPLEERYSSEEMLFNFSHNNKFQNWRKLWIALAEIEKDLGLEITDEQIAELKANAENIDYEKAAEYEKKFRHDVMAHVHAYGDVAPSAKGIIHLGATSAFVGDNTDLIQIRDGLLILKKKLVNVMKNLADFAIQYKDLPTLGFTHFQPAQLTTVGKRATLWLQSLVLDIEELDFFLETLRFRGVKGTTGTAASFLELFNGDYSKVKHLDKELSKRFGFDKVFGVSGQTYDRKIDAKVVALLGNIAQSAHKFTNDLRLLQNLKEIEEPFEKNQIGSSAMAYKRNPMRSERIGALAKYVMSLTTSSAMVASTQWFERTLDDSANKRLTIPQAFLAVDAILLIWNNIMNGIVVYPNRINKHIMEELPFMATEYIIMEEVKAGGDRQEIHEVIRVHSMEASKKVKEEGKENDLIERILNDDSLKLDKSKLKEVLDPKNFIGFAPIQTEEFVKNEVQPIIDQNKDLIGLEADLKV, encoded by the coding sequence ATGAATTCCTACAAAAATCCATTGGAAGAGCGCTACTCCAGTGAAGAAATGTTATTTAACTTCTCACACAATAACAAATTCCAGAATTGGAGAAAACTTTGGATAGCTCTTGCTGAAATCGAAAAAGACCTTGGACTTGAAATTACAGACGAGCAGATCGCTGAGTTAAAAGCTAATGCTGAAAATATCGATTATGAGAAAGCAGCAGAGTACGAAAAAAAATTCCGACATGATGTAATGGCTCACGTTCACGCTTATGGTGATGTGGCGCCTTCAGCAAAGGGGATTATCCACCTGGGAGCTACTTCAGCTTTTGTAGGAGACAATACAGACTTAATTCAGATTCGTGACGGACTTTTAATCTTAAAGAAAAAGTTGGTGAACGTAATGAAGAACTTAGCAGACTTTGCTATTCAGTACAAAGACCTTCCAACTTTAGGATTTACACACTTTCAGCCAGCTCAGTTAACAACAGTTGGTAAAAGAGCTACACTTTGGTTACAGAGTCTGGTTCTTGACATCGAAGAACTGGATTTCTTCCTTGAGACACTTCGTTTCAGAGGAGTAAAAGGAACTACAGGAACTGCTGCAAGTTTCCTTGAACTTTTCAACGGTGATTATTCTAAAGTAAAACACTTAGATAAAGAACTTTCAAAAAGATTTGGTTTCGATAAAGTTTTCGGAGTTTCCGGACAGACTTACGATAGAAAAATTGATGCGAAAGTAGTTGCTTTATTAGGTAATATTGCACAATCTGCACACAAATTCACAAACGACTTACGTTTACTTCAGAACCTTAAGGAAATTGAAGAGCCATTCGAGAAAAACCAGATCGGTTCATCTGCAATGGCTTACAAACGTAACCCGATGAGAAGTGAAAGAATCGGAGCATTGGCAAAATATGTAATGTCTCTGACAACAAGTTCTGCAATGGTAGCTTCTACACAATGGTTTGAAAGAACATTAGATGACTCTGCCAATAAGAGATTAACAATTCCTCAGGCATTTTTAGCGGTTGATGCTATTCTATTGATCTGGAACAACATCATGAACGGAATTGTGGTATATCCGAACAGAATCAACAAGCATATTATGGAAGAACTTCCTTTCATGGCAACAGAATATATTATTATGGAAGAAGTGAAAGCAGGTGGTGACCGCCAGGAAATCCACGAGGTGATCAGAGTTCATTCTATGGAAGCTTCTAAGAAAGTGAAAGAAGAAGGAAAAGAAAATGACCTTATTGAAAGAATCTTAAATGATGATTCTTTAAAACTAGACAAATCAAAACTGAAAGAAGTTCTAGATCCTAAAAACTTTATTGGTTTCGCGCCTATCCAGACTGAAGAATTCGTCAAGAACGAGGTACAGCCGATTATAGACCAAAACAAAGACTTAATAGGATTGGAAGCTGATCTTAAAGTATAA
- a CDS encoding DUF6443 domain-containing protein yields MYKKIYISIGLLWSLHHFGQVVLTAPPAPNTEVADPQSIRMLPGFKFSSVNGTFRAYIGSSSSGSGDTYTPITVNYSSSIPGTENYIYTRQYLVPTAVSDGSLQQIQSVQFFDGLGRPKQSVSIKSTPTGKDLVTHIPYDNFGRQVDNWLPVPMASLSGNIQTGVEASANSYYQSNGINDSYPFNHKTLENSPLDRILNQKSPGNDWQSKPIVFGYEANVAGEVKKFTTVTTWVANATSSELLLSGTYGDAQLYKNTVTDEDNNKTIEFKNGKGQTLLVRKVISASENADTYYVYNEYDQLAFVIPPLASVSAAVLASALEHLCYQYKYDGKNRLVEKKLPGKGLEQMVYNKKDQVILYRDTALKNGISNFSADQSWMFTKYDRFGRVVYTGITRDTNPRNTIQNTIDNQSVDAYEARGGSFTLNGISIEYGNVSYPTAVDKLLTVNYYDTYPQGAPAVSTVLGQEVLPQTTQNSDVSTKSLPTASYTKNIENDGWTKVYTYYDKKGRSIATHSLNHLGGYTKTESFLKFSGVPEYSLIEHKRSASDTKVNIKETFEYDHQERLVRHWNQVNGGAQELLAENLYNDLGQLQTKNVGNTTGSPLQSIKYAYNIRGWMTKVNDPSNLQNKLFAYELRYNSPNSQFSGSARYNGNISQMSWITQNDAVLRNYSYEYDALNRLKEGRFWDAMNLERGEYHEQLTYDLNGNIKSLLRRGKQLPGYTAPEVMDNLEYHYENGEQSNKLSYLKEIGTGNAISGYPLASGITGSTITYDVNGNMTTQLDKGISSIQYNYLNLPGKITQNSKVTDYIYRADGAKVRKVFGTETTDYLDGFQYTNSVLKFFPTAEGYFNVETGKYVYNYTDHLGNVRLSYAKNGAGTEIIEESNYYPFGLKHEGYNGLAGNPAYKYKYNGKELQENGVYDYGARMYMPDIGRWGVVDPFAEASRQYSPYNYVLNNPIRLIDPDGRSPFNNIDPTKNGFEIKTINDSGSEDLGRFTDRANTARKFFQAISGGDVTDDLVTSEDLEKKSAVMMTKKTTSYQYYNKNGKKINKSEYKKLMALKAKPYIVKVDKNEYYIVDLNQTPKNESFESEKYKLDHRILLETSLIRQNYSDYTSLDSRKNVTTSQSVKVLKLESIDLLDSNINQSLLIEVQKAHTFNYNQINNQINKTHDIIKQSMESTSKISD; encoded by the coding sequence ATGTATAAGAAAATATATATAAGCATTGGGTTGCTATGGAGTCTTCATCACTTTGGACAGGTGGTTTTAACCGCTCCTCCTGCTCCCAATACTGAAGTGGCAGATCCCCAAAGTATACGTATGCTGCCAGGATTCAAGTTTAGTTCTGTCAATGGAACCTTTCGGGCTTATATTGGAAGTTCTTCCTCAGGTAGTGGTGATACTTATACCCCCATCACTGTAAATTATTCGTCTAGTATTCCAGGTACAGAAAACTATATCTATACCAGACAATATTTGGTACCTACTGCGGTTTCAGACGGATCCCTGCAACAGATACAAAGTGTTCAGTTTTTTGATGGGCTGGGAAGACCCAAACAGTCAGTAAGTATTAAATCTACTCCCACAGGAAAGGATCTGGTAACCCATATTCCTTATGATAATTTTGGAAGGCAGGTGGATAACTGGCTTCCTGTACCGATGGCTTCATTAAGCGGAAATATTCAGACCGGAGTAGAAGCTAGTGCTAATAGCTATTATCAGTCTAATGGGATTAACGATTCTTATCCTTTTAACCATAAGACCCTGGAGAATTCTCCGCTTGACCGTATTCTAAACCAGAAAAGCCCGGGTAACGACTGGCAGAGCAAACCTATTGTTTTTGGATACGAAGCCAATGTGGCAGGCGAGGTTAAAAAATTTACCACTGTTACTACATGGGTTGCCAATGCTACTTCTTCCGAACTTTTATTATCCGGCACGTACGGAGATGCCCAGCTGTATAAAAATACAGTAACAGATGAGGATAATAATAAAACCATAGAATTTAAAAACGGCAAGGGGCAGACTTTACTGGTAAGAAAAGTAATCAGTGCTTCAGAAAATGCAGATACTTATTATGTCTATAATGAATATGACCAGCTTGCATTTGTTATACCGCCTTTGGCTTCCGTTTCAGCAGCAGTTTTAGCCTCTGCACTGGAACATCTTTGCTACCAGTATAAATACGATGGTAAGAACAGACTTGTAGAAAAGAAACTTCCGGGGAAAGGTTTGGAGCAAATGGTTTACAATAAAAAAGATCAGGTTATTCTGTATCGTGATACTGCTCTTAAAAATGGAATTAGCAATTTTTCAGCGGATCAGTCATGGATGTTTACCAAATATGACCGTTTCGGAAGAGTAGTATATACTGGGATTACCAGAGATACCAATCCAAGAAATACCATACAGAATACTATTGATAACCAATCTGTTGATGCCTATGAAGCCCGTGGAGGAAGCTTTACACTGAATGGAATCAGTATTGAATATGGAAATGTATCTTATCCTACAGCAGTTGATAAACTTCTGACGGTCAATTATTATGATACGTATCCTCAGGGAGCGCCAGCGGTAAGTACGGTTCTAGGGCAGGAAGTATTACCTCAGACAACACAGAATTCAGATGTCAGTACTAAAAGCCTTCCAACGGCTTCTTATACTAAAAATATTGAAAATGATGGCTGGACAAAAGTTTATACCTACTATGATAAGAAAGGAAGATCAATCGCTACCCATTCTTTAAACCATCTTGGAGGATACACGAAGACAGAAAGCTTCCTGAAATTTTCAGGAGTACCGGAGTATAGCCTTATTGAACACAAAAGATCTGCAAGTGATACCAAAGTAAATATTAAAGAAACCTTTGAATATGATCATCAGGAAAGATTAGTCAGACATTGGAACCAGGTAAACGGAGGGGCTCAAGAGCTTCTGGCAGAAAATCTTTACAATGATCTGGGGCAGCTGCAGACGAAAAACGTAGGAAATACCACAGGCAGCCCATTGCAAAGTATAAAGTATGCCTACAATATCAGAGGCTGGATGACAAAAGTGAATGATCCATCCAATCTGCAGAATAAACTTTTTGCGTACGAACTGCGTTATAATAGTCCAAACAGTCAGTTTTCAGGTTCAGCAAGATATAATGGAAATATTTCCCAGATGTCCTGGATTACTCAGAATGATGCTGTACTGAGAAATTACTCCTACGAATATGATGCCCTTAACCGACTTAAGGAAGGACGTTTCTGGGATGCCATGAATTTGGAAAGAGGAGAATACCACGAGCAGCTTACCTATGATCTTAACGGAAATATAAAAAGCCTTTTAAGAAGAGGGAAACAGCTTCCGGGATATACTGCTCCTGAAGTAATGGACAATCTGGAATACCATTATGAAAATGGAGAACAAAGTAATAAATTGTCTTATCTTAAGGAAATCGGAACTGGAAATGCCATCAGTGGATATCCGTTAGCATCAGGAATTACAGGAAGCACCATTACTTATGATGTCAATGGAAATATGACCACTCAATTGGATAAAGGAATTTCTTCCATTCAATATAATTATCTAAATTTACCTGGAAAGATTACCCAGAACTCCAAAGTAACAGATTATATTTACAGAGCAGACGGGGCGAAGGTAAGAAAGGTTTTCGGAACAGAAACAACCGATTATTTGGATGGCTTCCAGTATACTAATTCAGTATTGAAGTTTTTCCCAACAGCAGAAGGATATTTTAATGTTGAAACCGGAAAATATGTGTATAATTATACTGATCACCTTGGAAATGTTAGATTAAGTTATGCTAAAAATGGAGCCGGAACAGAGATCATTGAAGAGAGTAATTATTACCCGTTTGGATTGAAGCATGAGGGGTATAATGGATTGGCTGGAAACCCTGCGTATAAATACAAGTACAATGGTAAGGAGCTTCAGGAAAATGGAGTGTATGATTACGGCGCAAGAATGTATATGCCGGATATTGGTAGATGGGGAGTTGTAGATCCATTTGCAGAGGCATCAAGGCAATATTCTCCATACAATTATGTATTAAATAATCCCATAAGACTTATTGATCCAGATGGGAGAAGTCCTTTTAATAATATAGACCCAACTAAAAATGGGTTTGAAATAAAAACAATTAACGATTCTGGAAGTGAAGACCTAGGACGTTTTACTGATCGTGCCAATACCGCTAGAAAATTTTTTCAAGCTATTAGTGGAGGTGATGTTACAGATGACTTAGTGACATCTGAAGATTTAGAGAAAAAATCGGCTGTTATGATGACAAAAAAAACAACTTCTTATCAATATTATAATAAGAATGGAAAAAAAATCAATAAGTCTGAATATAAAAAACTTATGGCATTAAAGGCAAAACCTTATATAGTAAAAGTAGATAAAAATGAATATTATATTGTGGACTTAAATCAAACTCCTAAAAACGAATCATTTGAGAGTGAAAAATATAAATTAGATCATAGAATTTTATTAGAAACGTCTCTTATTCGTCAAAATTATTCAGATTATACATCATTAGATAGCCGAAAGAATGTAACAACATCACAAAGTGTAAAAGTTCTTAAGTTGGAATCAATAGATTTATTGGATTCTAATATCAATCAATCTTTATTAATAGAAGTGCAAAAAGCACATACTTTTAACTATAATCAAATTAATAATCAAATTAATAAAACTCATGATATCATTAAGCAATCAATGGAGTCTACGTCTAAAATTAGTGATTAA